In Oncorhynchus gorbuscha isolate QuinsamMale2020 ecotype Even-year linkage group LG02, OgorEven_v1.0, whole genome shotgun sequence, a single genomic region encodes these proteins:
- the sowahab gene encoding ankyrin repeat domain-containing protein SOWAHB — MDFTQEAIISLLIEEGGKLKNSELLTKFKDSLNCTDPAEKKQNRDLFKRFVNTVAVVKEIEDVRYIVLKKKYQHLIQETEDVQKSESEEVPEPGEPSPVWNSENNAHSQNGGSEISSENVQEPVITSVGECVSNDSDMHSFIELAFKEKVDFKPKRSLNFNIDHTSDAQREYISSGGAVYPEKTKNPSVQKPFALPLRMPPNLARVEIHKLKSEDDDGPPRRAGSTDQDAHSSSRTKRRPSTMSVGLSSLLPRRAVKITNPSEEPKYTSTVPLEEAEHEWLVRSAAGHWRRVYGLLLKDTQLAEKKDFMSGFTALHWAAKCGNSEMVGSIINISRQGGMDLDVNARTYGGYTPLHIAALHDQEFVLAMLVHEYGADVNIRDNCGKKPYHYLRKGISAEVRELLGETKVQPQEVLQAEREEIDIFPDLSKSLHTISRLFNPHVEKKKKHKQRPSVYLLGVNPRDERDESSSNHRETSDAFK; from the coding sequence ATGGATTTCACTCAAGAAGCTATTATCTCGCTGTTGATAGAAGAAGGGGGGAAGTTGAAGAATTCCGAGTTGCTGACTAAATTCAAAGATTCCTTGAACTGCACTGATCCCgcagagaagaaacagaacagggaTCTATTCAAAAGGTTTGTGAACACTGTTGCTGTCGTGAAAGAAATTGAAGATGTCAGGTATATTGTACTAAAGAAAAAATATCAGCATTTGATACAAGAAACAGAGGATGTTCAAAAGTCTGAAAGTGAAGAGGTCCCCGAGCCAGGTGAACCCTCACCTGTATGGAACAGCGAGAACAATGCACATTCTCAAAATGGAGGAAGTGAGATCAGTTCTGAGAATGTCCAAGAACCTGTTATTACAAGTGTCGGTGAATGTGTCTCAAATGACAGTGACATGCATTCATTTATAGAGCTGGCATTTAAAGAAAAAGTTGATTTCAAACCAAAAAGGTCACTGAATTTCAACATAGACCATACTTCTGATGCGCAGAGAGAATATATCTCCTCTGGTGGGGCTGTGTATCCTGAGAAGACAAAGAACCCTAGTGTGCAGAAGCCATTTGCACTGCCTTTACGAATGCCTCCAAACTTGGCCAGAGTAGAGATCCATAAACTCAAATCTGAGGATGACGATGGCCCTCCAAGGAGAGCTGGATCCACTGACCAGGATGCACACAGCTCCTCTAGAACCAAGAGAAGACCATCCACTATGAGTGTGGGTTTAAGCTCTCTGCTACCAAGGAGGGCTGTCAAGATCACCAACCCTTCTGAGGAGCCCAAGTACACATCCACAGTCCCCCTGGAAGAGGCAGAGCATGAGTGGCTGGTGAGGTCTGCTGCTGGACACTGGAGACGGGTGTACGGCCTGCTCCTCAAAGACACACAGCTGGCAGAGAAGAAGGACTTCATGTCCGGCTTCACAGCCCTTCACTGGGCAGCCAAGTgtggtaacagtgagatggtggGTAGTATCATCAACATATCCAGGCAAGGTGGAATGGACCTCGACGTCAATGCCAGGACATATGGAGGGTACACGCCACTGCACATTGCTGCTTTGCATGACCAGGAGTTTGTGTTGGCCATGCTGGTGCATGAATACGGAGCGGATGTGAATATAAGAGACAATTGTGGGAAGAAGCCATATCACTACCTGCGCAAAGGGATTTCTGCTGAGGTGAGGGAGCTGCTTGGTGAAACTAAGGTCCAGCCCCAGGAAGTTCTCCAAGCGGAAAGGGAGGAGATAGATATCTTCCCAGACCTCTCCAAAAGCTTGCATACGATAAGTCGCCTCTTCAATCCCCATGtggaaaaaaagaaaaagcaCAAGCAAAGACCCTCTGTCTATTTGCTGGGTGTCAACCCgagggatgagagagatgagagttcaTCCAATCACAGAGAGACCTCAGATGCATTTAAGTAA